The following coding sequences lie in one Apium graveolens cultivar Ventura chromosome 1, ASM990537v1, whole genome shotgun sequence genomic window:
- the LOC141721675 gene encoding OVARIAN TUMOR DOMAIN-containing deubiquitinating enzyme 7-like isoform X2, translated as MEALKMSPRWHIQNFDNRDAQMIYLSYHDEEHYNSVRVKEDTCVGASRPVIIKMIPSRNKACPGGSKKKYKSCCRVVAGRSSPRFMWGLFLPRRWAILV; from the exons AAAATGTCACCTCGTTGGCATATACAGAATTTTGATAACCGTGATGCTCAGATGATTTATTT GTCATATCATGACGAGGAGCACTATAACAGTGTGCGAGTAAAGGAAGACACATGTGTTGGAGCTTCCAGGCCTGTGATAATCAAG ATGATCCCATCAAGAAACAAGGCTTGTCCCGGCGGTTCTAAGAAGAAATACAAGTCTTGTTGCAGAGTAGTTGCTGGGAGATCCTCTCCTAGGTTTATGTGGGGTTTGTTCTTGCCCAGAAGATGGGCTATATTGGTGTGA
- the LOC141710628 gene encoding uncharacterized protein LOC141710628 has protein sequence MDNNRGWMYQMIDSGGYLTPDFVNGLQNFMEYVISREESMNGTNIQWPCFKCENGKFSNAETVKLLLIKKGFVRDYYVWDRHGEPYISRQRAEQSSSHYSNRNGERDDDNLMYNMVMDAAGPSFDPEIPNAEAQKLYDILKSSERELYEGCETSQLSAMAQMLSLKSDHHWSKACYDQTSQFFKGILPQDNAFLDSFYSTKKYMEELGLPSEHIYCCVNGCMIYWGEDINMESCKFCSHPRYKTRLNKSKKERKKVPFKRMIYFPLAPRLQRLYASPTTATHMRWHAEHDQEEGVMRHFQTQRSGNNSIEHIPHFPQR, from the coding sequence ATGGATAATAATAGAGGTTGGATGTATCAAATGATTGATAGTGGAGGATATTTAACTCCGGATTTTGTAAATGGCTTGCAAAACTTTATGGAATATGTTATATCTCGAGAAGAATCTATGAATGGAACAAATATTCAGTGGCCATGTTTCAAGTGTGAGAATGGCAAATTCTCGAATGCGGAAACAGTAAAATTGCTCTTAATAAAGAAAGGGTTTGTAAGAGATTATTATGTGTGGGATCGACATGGAGAGCCATATATTTCTAGACAAAGGGCAGAGCAATCCTCCTCACATTACTCCAATAGAAATGGTGAAAGAGATGATGATAACCTAATGTACAACATGGTTATGGATGCTGCTGGTCCAAGTTTTGACCCAGAAATTCCAAATGCAGAGGCACAAAAGTTGTATGATATTTTGAAATCTTCAGAAAGAGAGTTATATGAAGGTTGTGAAACTTCTCAGTTGTCTGCCATGGCTCAGATGTTGAGtttaaaatctgatcatcattgGTCAAAGGCATGTTATGATCAGACGTCCCAGTTCTTCAAAGGCATCTTGCCTCAAGATAATGCATTTCTTGATAGCTTTTACAGTACGAAGAAGTATATGGAAGAGTTGGGGCTTCCTTCAGAGCATATTTATTGTTGTGTTAATGGATGCATGATATATTGGGGTGAAGATATCAACATGGAGTCATGTAAATTTTGTTCACATCCGAGATACAAAACAAGACTTAACAAATCCAAGAAGGAGAGAAAGAAAGTGCCTTTTAAAAGGATGATCTATTTTCCATTGGCACCGAGATTGCAACGATTGTATGCTTCGCCTACAACAGCAACCCATATGAGATGGCATGCCGAACATGATCAGGAAGAAGGTGTAATGCGTCATTTTCAGACTCAGAGGAGTGGAAACAATTCGATAGAGCACATCCCTCATTTTCCTCAGAGATGA
- the LOC141721675 gene encoding OVARIAN TUMOR DOMAIN-containing deubiquitinating enzyme 7-like isoform X1, which produces MELEATSLVTHSIICIHQKMSPRWHIQNFDNRDAQMIYLSYHDEEHYNSVRVKEDTCVGASRPVIIKMIPSRNKACPGGSKKKYKSCCRVVAGRSSPRFMWGLFLPRRWAILV; this is translated from the exons ATGGAGTTAGAAGCTACTTCTCTTGTTACTCATAGTATCATATGTATACACCAA AAAATGTCACCTCGTTGGCATATACAGAATTTTGATAACCGTGATGCTCAGATGATTTATTT GTCATATCATGACGAGGAGCACTATAACAGTGTGCGAGTAAAGGAAGACACATGTGTTGGAGCTTCCAGGCCTGTGATAATCAAG ATGATCCCATCAAGAAACAAGGCTTGTCCCGGCGGTTCTAAGAAGAAATACAAGTCTTGTTGCAGAGTAGTTGCTGGGAGATCCTCTCCTAGGTTTATGTGGGGTTTGTTCTTGCCCAGAAGATGGGCTATATTGGTGTGA